The Rhodohalobacter sp. SW132 DNA segment TAAAAAGTGATACCTTTTCATCCGCATAACCGATGAAAATTTTCACCCATTAATACAGTATTATTTATGAAACGAACAGTATACCCGGTGCTGATGGCACTCATTTTTTTATTTGCCACCATTGGATGTGAGTCTCCTTCAGGCGGCGGTGAAACATCGCTCGACTCACAAATCGACTCAGTAAGTTACAGTCTTGGATACCTGTACGGACAAAATCTTTCATCCGGCGGTGTTGAATCACTTGAAGATGACAAATTCCTCTCTGGCCTGAACCAGGCCCTCGATCGCGGAGATTCTCAGATTGATGATATGGCGATGCAGTCCCTGATGCAGCGATATCAACAGGAAATTACACAAGCCGCACAAGCCCGGCGTGAAGGAGAAGCAGCTGCGAATATTGAAGAGGGAAATCGTTTCCTGGAAGAGAATGCTCAAAATGAAGATGTGAGTGTTACAGAATCAGGCCTTCAGTATCGCGTAATTGAAGAAGGATCAGGCGATCGTCCGGAAGTTTCAGATGAAGTTGAAGTTCACTACCGCGGCACACTGGTCAGCGGAGAAGAATTTGACAGCTCCCACAGCAGAAATCAAACCGCTACTTTTCCGGTTAGTGGAGTGATTGCAGGCTGGACTGAAGGACTGCAATTGATGAGAGAAGGTGCAACATATGAATTCTTTATCCCTTCCGAACTGGCATACGGCAACAACCCGCCGCCGGGAAGTATTATCGAACCCGGTTCAGTGCTTATTTTTGAAGTGGAACTGATCGATATTAAAGAATAATCAGCCGTTTCTGCATTTTAAAATCGCGCAATAATTGACCTATTGCGCGATTTTTTTTCATCAACCCTCCCTATTCTATTCTCCCGCATCAGAGTGCATGTCTGCCTTGCAGCCCCTACCTTTCAGGTCAGTAACACGTACCACAGAATTCATTTACAAACTGACGAACCGAATTTTTTAACATGGATCCACTTGTCATCACCCACAAAGTTCGCCAGAAAGCCCGTGAGCTTGGTTTTGACGGATGCGGATTTTCCCGTGCAGGAAAGCTCGACAAAGAAGCACGCCGCCTGGAGCAGTGGCTTAATGAGGGTCGTCACGGCACGATGGACTGGATGGAAAATAATTTTGATAAACGAATTGATCCAACACGTCTTGTTCCCGGATCCAAAAGTGTTGTGAGTCTTCTGGCCAGTTATCGTTTTGAAAAAAATGAATTAGATGACAAAATTAATCCCGGACCTAAAATTGCAAAATATGCGCGTGGAAGAGATTATCATAAAACATTTAAATCGCGTCTGAAAAAACTTTTTCGCTACACCAAAGAACAGTCAGGTGGCCTTGAAGGGCGTATTTTTGTGGATTCGGCACCAGTGATGGATAAAGCCTGGGCAGAAAAATCAGGTCTTGGCTGGATGGGGAAAAACGGAAATATGCTTAATAAAGATCTGGGCTCATGGTTCTTAATCGGTGAAATGATTGTGGACATCCCATTTGTCTATGATGCCCCTGTTGCAGAGCACTGCGGAAGCTGCACCAGGTGTATTGATGCATGCCCCACAAACGCAATTTACGAGCCGTACCGCATCGACAGTGAACGCTGCATCTCCTATCTCACCATCGAGTTAAAAGATAAAATTCCTGAATCGAAAAAAGCCGGGCTCGGGGAGTGGGCTTTCGGCTGCGATATCTGTCAGGATGTGTGCCCGTGGAACAGGAAAGCTGACTACAGTTCTGTGGAAGATTTCACGCCGAGAGAGCAAGTATTACGGCCGCCCGAATCCAAAAACTGGAGTGAAATCACACCGGATGAATTTGATATAGTATTTGAGGGAACACCCATTCGGCGGGCAAAACACAAATGGTTTACAAGAAACGCAAAGATTGCGGAACAGAATATCATCTCCGGTTCCGGGTAAAACGAAAAGGTACACTCAAAATTTATTTTTTTTGAAACGCAACCGCCCTCCTCTTAGTTGTATGGATAACAACAAACCCAAACCAAACGAGGAAGACGAATGCTTGACAAACTTGGATATCTCGCAACAGGACTTGGACTCTCATCGATTGCTGCAAGTGTAGCCGCATGGTATAAAGAAAAAACCGATGATGAAGCAGAAAATGCTCATGCCGAACGTACCGGTATCTTTATCGGGCTTTGGCCACAAACTTTTTTCGCACTTGCAATCATCTTTTTTAAACTCCGTGAGATGGGGCATGAAAAAGATGCTGAACGTTTGATGAAACGGCTGGAAAAGAAGATCAATGAAGTTAAAAAGTGATTATTCGAAACAGCATCCCGGTCTGAATATGTGACCGGGTTTTTTACTCATTTTCATCGGAATCGTTCTTCTCTTTCTTTCTTACCTCTCTCTTTTCCTCCAAGTCTTTACTAACCTTGTCTGAAAATGCGCTCATCTTTTCAGCAAACAGACTTTTTCGGCGCTTGTAGTCCGTTGGCACACGTCCCATTACAAAACCATACGGTTTCATAGAATCTATCTCGTCAAACACCACTTTCAATATTGCACCGATAGGGATCATCAAGATCATGCCGATAATCCCCCAAATCTGAGCGCCGATAAAGAGCAAAAGAAGTGCTGCAAATGCATTGATACTTACCTTGCTGCCTACAATTATAGGTGTAAAGATGTTGCTCTCCATCAGTTGAATGATATAAAATCCAAGCATGATAATCAGTGGAATAACAAGCGAATCCATCGTAAACAGTGCGTAAAGAATTGGCAATATCGAACCGAGAAGCGGGCCAACGAATGGAATTACATTAAGCATAGCAGCAAAAACCCCGAAAAAGATCGCATGATCCACTCCTATCACAAGGAGCATGACTGAATTCAACACAGAGAGAATCAGAATAACCAGGATGATACCGGTGAGATATCCCTGAACCACCTTCTTCACTTTTCCGATGATCGACTTTACTTTTTCGAAATCTTTCTGACTATTTTGTCCAAATACCTTCAGGATAAACTCCTCTAAAAAATCCCTGAACAGGAGTAGAAAGAACATAAATACCGGTACCAGGAATATTGATGTAAAAACGGATGCAGCACCAGCAATTCCGCGGGTTAAAACAGCGGTATTTTCCCGGAAAAATTCCTGCGTGGATTCCCGCACCAATTCAATATCTATAAGTGCCTCGATACCAAACCAGCGATACAGCAGATCCTGAGATGCTTCCAGAATTTCCGCCAGGCGTTCCCGGAATATATCTACATCTCCGGCAAATGCGGTGAGCTGCGTATAGAAAAAGAACCCGATACCCGCCACCGCAAGTACACCGGTGATTATCGCAATGGATACGGAGAGCAGCCGGGGGACTTTGTGACTCTCCATCCAGCTGCAGAAAGGCGAAAGAAGAATAGAGAAGAAAAGCGCGAATAACAGCGGTTGCAACAGTGAATTGGCCTCTATCATCGCATAGATTGTCAAAATAACTGCAGCAAGAATGTAGGTATATTTTGCAATCAGGGATGAATTCATAAATTGAACAGACTTCTTCGAATTTCTGTTTATGGCCTTCTTTGATATTTTTTTTGAATCGGACGAATTAAATCTTCTAATCCGTTTGTCTTGATTTCGTACATCGTTGCCAGGTACTGGCCAAGCTTCCCCCCCGGAAATCCTTGTCTCTGGAACCATTCAAGATAATGTACCGGAAGGTCGGTTACATATCGGCCTTCATACTGCCCGAACGGCATTCGAAATTGCACCATGTGTATCAAAAAATCGCGTTCCATTTAATATTCATTTCTCCGGCTTTGCATTTTTTAATGTATAAAATCCCATTATCATCAGCGCCGCGGAGGACGGCGTGTAAACAGACCGACGATCGCAACAAAAACAACGGCCCCGATGATCGACCATATAATCGGAAACTCATTCCCACCGATGGTTACACTAAACAGTTCCGGCACATTTAACTGAGCGCTGATCCACGAGCCGAGTAACGCTCCCACAAATCCAAGTACAATTGAAACGAGACACCCTCCCCTGGTGTAGCCGGCAATGGATTGTCCGATGGAACCGCAAATTCCCGCAATCAGTAGTAAGAGTAAAAATTCTAAAATGGTCATTATATTACTTTCTGTTTGATATTGATTTTATCTGTAGATCGAACGAAAACATCAGTTGCCCATCACCACGCCTTCACGCCGTGGATCCGCACCGCCGAAAAATCCGTCTTCCGTTTTTTGTATGGCTTGAATTCCGCTGGTTTGATCACGCGTTGATATTTCATGTCCCAGTTCTTCAAGTGTTGAAATTAGAGATTCCGGCCAGCGATCCTGTTCAAGCACAGACGGACCGTTGAAATTTGCGAAGTTTGGCAGATTGATCGCATCCTGGGCGTTCAGGTTCCAATCAAGCATTCCAATAATCGCTTTTGCCGTGTAATGAATAATTGCCGCTCCGCCGGGTGATCCCACGCTGGCCACAAAATCCCCTGTATCTGCATCAAAAATCAGTGTTGGGGTCATACTTGATCTCGGCTGTTTATCCGCTTCAACACGGTTCGCCATCGGTCTGCCTTGTTCATCATAGGGTGCACGGGAAAAATCGGTCAGCTCATTGTTCAGGTGAAATCCGCCCGGCAACCCGGTACCGCCGTCTGACATTATTCGGCTGCCGAACCCATTTTCAATGGTTGTTGTCATCGATACCGCCTGTCCAAATCGGTCCACGATACTGATATGGCTGGTTCCCATCTCAGGTTGTTCCGGCTGAATACCGAACATTGTTGTAGATTCTGAAGGATCACCGGGTTCGGCTTCTCCCATACTTGTTTCACCGATTAATTCGGATCGTTCAGTCAGGTAGTTGGTATTCAGCAGACTCTGCCAGTCACCAGCGGGAGCTTCAACAAATTCAGCGTCACCGATGTAAAGTGCCCGGTCTGCAAACGCCAGTTTTGCAGCTTCCAGGTAAAGATGCATCCACTCTGCTGTTGGCAGCGAATCCCGAAACGCTTCGAACGGCTCCCGGTTTTCAATCACTTCCAGGATGCCAAGCATCTGCATTACCGCAATGTGTCCGGATGATGGCGGCGGCATCCCGCATAATCTGTACGCCTTCCATTCATTGCACATCGCATCAACCTCAAAATTTCTATCCGGGTACCGGAGAACATCCTCCACAGTCATCGTCCCGGGCCGCTCATGCGAGCGTATTTGTTCAACCATGGATTCCGCTACGGTCTCATTGTAAAAAGCGGGTGTTCCCTCGGATGCAACATTGCGCAGGATTTCTGCAAGTGCCGGGTTTTGGAGGTTATACCCAACCGGGTGAGGATCTCCATTTTCATCATAATAAAGTTCAGCGGCGATTGAATCTTCACGAAGCGTCTCATCTGCTTCCAGCAAACCAAATAAGCGGGGACTGATGTTAAATCCTTCCTCGGCAAGAGTAATTGCGGGAGTAAACAGCTCCTCCCAGTCGAGCCTGCCGTGCTGTTGGTGCGCTTCTGCCAGCATCGCAATCGTTCCCGGTACTCCCACTGATAACCCGCTTCGAACCGATTCGCGATATGGAAGGGGTTCACCTGTTTCATCCAGGAAAAGATCCGGGCCTGCGCCGGATGGTGCAGTTTCCCGGCCGTTGTAGGCCCTGGTGTTTCCATCATCGAAAGTGATCAAAAATGCACCCCCGCCGATTCCGCTGCTTTGCGGTTCAACGAGTGTTAAAACCATTTGAACCGCAATGGCCGCATCCACAGCAGAACCGCCAGCTTGCAGGATTTGATACCCGGCATCCGTAGCCAGCGGATTGGCTGCCGCAACGGCAAACTCAGACGTTGCCCAGCCGGGTTTTTCCGTATACCCCGTCGCTAATTCAGGTTGCTGCGGAATCACATATTGAACGTCCTGTTCTGGCTGATCACCGTCACATCCTGTTCCAATAAATACAAAAAATAGCAGAAGAGAGAGTACACCGGTTATTCGGTTTGATAGCATATAATTAAATCTGGTAATTAATAATTTGACTGGACGAAATTTAGCAAAGAGTGAACTGCAGTCACTTTCCTTTATTACTGTCATCGAAAAACAAAATACATGTTCGGCAACAGTTTGTCAGTTTTTTTTAAAGTTTCATCAAGCCTCATTTTGCCGGTTACAAACGATTACAAAAATTCGTCTTTCATTTTAGCTGTGTGTCACTATTTTGTACCCTCAAACTTTAACTAAATTATAGCATATTGAAAGTACGTTATCTGATACTATCCCTGTTCCTGATCGCAAGTTTCAATCTGGCAGTGGCCCAATCAACGGATACCGATTCCGTAGTAGAGCAGATTGTAAACCAGGTGGAGGAAAATTCCCATCTTGAAGAACTTGCTCACCATTTGCTTGACGTAATCGGCCCGCGGCTGGTTGGAACTCCTCAACAGCAACATGCACATGACTGGGCAGTTGAAAAGTTCGCTGAATGGGGAATTGAAGCCCGTAATGAGCAGTATGGTGAGTGGCGCGGCTGGGAACGCGGCATCACTCATGTTGATATGGTTTATCCCCGCGTAGTTTCCCTCGAAGCGATGCAATTGGCATGGAGCCCGTCAACTCCTGCAGAAGGAGTTACCGCCGGACTGGTAATCATTCCTGAAGTTGAAGACCGCAGTGAGTTTGAGGATTGGCTGCCAAATGTGGAAGGCAAATTTGTGATGATCTCTATGCATCAGCCGACCGGGCGCCCCGGCTATAATTGGGATGAATGGGCTACTGAAGAGTCTAAAGAAGCGATGCAGCAAACCATTGCTGAAAATACAAGAAACTGGCGCAGCCGCATGCAGAATACCGGCCTGAATACCCGGTCATACATTGAAGCCCTGGAAGAAGCAGGCGCTGCAGGTATTGTAATTTCAAACTGGTCACAAGGGTTTGGTACCAACCGGATTTTTGGCGCAAATACGTCAGAAATTCCAACAATCGATGTTCTGCTTGAAGATTACGGAATGCTCTACCGCCTTGTTGAAAACGGACATGAACCTGAAATCAGGGTTCGGACAGAATCTGAAGATCTGGGGATGGTTCCAACATTTAACACCATCGCAGAAATTCCGGGAACTGAAAAGCCTGACGAATATATTATTCTATCCGCCCACTACGACTCATGGGACGGCGGAACCGGTGCGACAGATAACGGTACTGGATCTATCACAATGATGGAAGTGGCAAGAATTCTGAGTGAAGTTTACCCGAATCCCAAGCGCACCATACTGGTTGGTCTATGGGGTGGTGAAGAGCAGGGCCTGAACGGATCACGGGCATTTGTTGAAGATAACCCGGAAATCGTTGACGGAGTGCAGGCGCTTTTCAACCAGGATAACGGAACCGGGCGTGTAGTGAGCATTCAGGGTGAGGGATTTATTCATTCATATGAATATTTCACGCGATGGCTTTCCGCCGTGCCATCAGGCGTTACGGATCACATTGAAACCAATTTTCCCGGAATGCCAAGCGGAGGCGGCACTGACCACGCTTCGTTTGTAGCGGCCGGAGCTCCTGCATTTATGATGCGATCCCTGAGCTGGGACTACTGGAACTACACATGGCACACCAACCGCGACACCTACGATAAAATTGTGTTTGATGATGTGAAAAACAACGTAAAGCTGATCGCGACACTGGCTTACATGGCGAGTGAAGATCCGGAAACATTTGACCGCGAACGCCGTGTGATGCCGATCGATCCGCGAACCGGTGAACAGCGTGAGTGGCCTCAACAGCGATCTCCCAACCGAAGCGGCGGGAATTAATGTAGTCTTTCTCCAGAGTTGAATAACTATCTGACAAAAGAGCGGAACCTGTGTTCTCACCTGTCTTCCGCTCTTTTACATCATCCATTTTTTGTAAGTTCCAAGCTAATCAAAGCTTCTTTCTGAACAATATATACCAAATCAAGAATAGTTTAGAAGTATGCTGAGATTCCTAAGCGAACACCACTGCTTCTTAAACTAAGATCCCAGGTTTCAATCTTATTCAGGTCGTCAAATCTCTCCGACTCTTCAAACGAATACCCGACTCTCAAAAAAGCTCCATACTCGGCATGCAGACTCATCGAACGGTGAAAAAACCATTCCACTCCCGTTAACCCAAGAGCAGCTACACCAAAATATTTCCTTGTTAATTCTGTTTCATTGTCATTATTCCCACTCTTTTGAGTTCTAATATCTGCATCAATGCCTGGACCAAATCCATAAAAGAATTTTATATCAGAATCAGGATCAGTATATCTCAAAAAGGATACATCTATACTTGTAGAAAATAGTATAGAATCCAGATCCAAATCATTATCATCCTGTTTCCTTGTCGTTGTTCTGTATTCGTTCCTAAAACTCAACCCAACTCTAACAGCACGGGTATCGGAACTGTGCCTTTTGTAGGAAAAAGCGGAACCCGTAAACGAGCTCAAATTAAAATTGTCTGTAATCTGGAATTGCAGGGCTTTTGAATTCTCCTCCAGAGAATGTGTTCGATCTTCTTCAGCCTGGCCAAAGGCATTTGAAACCGTAAAACATAAAAAAACAATTGTAATAACCGGAAAGCATACGTAATTATTTCTCATAAGTAATAGTGGTTAGTTTTATCTCTATTTTTAATGCTGTTTCTAAATTAGCACAAAGAGATATACAAATAATAGCATGATCATGTGAAGTGAAGAAAACCGCATGAAGTTCAGAAAAATAGCTTTCCTATTCAGTCAAATGCTGAAAAGATACCTATCAAGATCTGGCGTTTGATTGATAATACTTATGATTGGAAATACTTATTTATTCATCCTCCACAGTAAACCCGCCTCTGAACTGCAGTGCCTCCAGCCCGGCGGAGAGATATACCATCGGAGCGTTCCAGTTGATCGCAATTTCATTGGCGGCGTAGGAGCACCAGTCGTCTATAAATGATTTGGCGGGCAGATCCGATGGATATTCGCACTCATCCTGCTGACCGGGATTGGGTCCCCCTGATAACAGTCCCGGAACCGGATCTATATTCGCTCTTGCATCCGAAGGCCGATGGTGAATATATAGCGGTGTTTTGTGGCCGTGGCCGGTCAGAAAAGAGAACCCGGTAGCATTTCTTCCAAGAAGATAATCGAGGTTCGAGTGCGCATATTTCAGATAGGTTGTGTCGTCTGTGTGCAGAAATGCCTGGATCAGCGCCATCCCCTGGTTGGCAGCAACACCGGAACTTCCCCACGTATAATTGCTTTCATCGCGGTCCATTACGGTTCGGTATCCGGTCTCTGAAACACCATCCATCAGCCGGTTGGCAAGATCGATGACTAAATCCCGCGCGTCGGATGCAATCCCGGAGTCTATATTTTCAGAATGACGAGCAAGAGTATAATACGCCATCGTTTGAACACTTCGCCAGGTTGGAACCGATGCTTCATCAGATGGAAAGAGATCCACTTCATCGAGATAGTCGCGGTTGCCGGTTGTGATATAAAGCTCAGCTGCTGCCCATGCGAACTCATCTGAAGCATCATTGTCGCCATACGCCCCGGTGAGAATATCGGGATTAAACCGCTCGTTCATCTCATTTTGATTGTAGAGTTTTTCGGGATTATCAAGCGCCCACTGCCATGCCGATTCCGCGGCAGAAAGAGTTGAATCCGCCAGGCCCGGAACCACATTTTCATAGTTCTGAAAAATTCGTGATGCCTGAGCCATTACTGCGGCAAAATTCAGCGTTCCGGTTACGCTTTTTTGAATCACATAGCGCGTGCCTTTCGCTTCAGCCGGCATCACGCGGCCTTCAAAATTCGCGGTTGTGAGTTTGTGGTAAACTCCGCCATCATGCGGATCCTGAATATCCATAAACCAGCGCAGATTCCACAATAGCTCATTCAGAAGATCCGGCAACCCATTTCCGGTTTCCGGAATATTGATGTCAAAATCCCGTATATATTCCGGAAAATCTTCATACAGGGAAAACAGAGTTCCCATCGTAATACCTGAGTTTACCGCGTATTTGTTGTAATCTCCCGCATCATACCATCCCCTGGGCGCAGAAATAACAGAATTAGCAGGGCGTTCAGGTGATGCAGCTGATGGATGTATCACCACGAGCGTATCCGGGTGTCCGGCAGGCCGCGCCCATTTCCCGCCATATTCATACGGAATTCCGGCAGAAACCCGCTGATGATAAAATCCTTTCAGGCTCGCTTTTGCCGCATCCTCATATACCCTGGGTGCAACCGTAAACGGGTAGGAATAACCAAGCTTGGTAATCCACAAAATATAATTTCCCGGCTCGGTCATATCAGTAAAATCCGCAACACGCACACGTTCACCGGAATTGGGTGCCTCCCGAATTGTGCTGAGCTGACCTGTGTAGAGTGTATCGGAAAAATCAGGTGTGAGAATGTAGAAATAATCCGGTTCTCCTTCAGTTACCACCGCGATTTTTGGGGATTCCGGGTAGAATCCAACCTGGTTCAGATGAATCGATTCAGAAAGACGCTGGGCGTCGGCATGGCTGATTGTGATAAGGAATAGAATTGCACTGATAAAGTATTTCATAACCGAAAACCTGTTTTACGTGAATGGTAGTTTCATGGATAGAAATCTGCCCCTTCTGATTCCACCCGGTTGGTTTCGGTAGTATACTTGCCGAGAGCGACTTAATCAAATTGTTTTATTAACTGTCTTTATTATGGATTGGATTTTAAAACTAATTCGTATTTGAAAGTCAGACTACCACTCCTCAGATCTCTTTTCTTTTGTGGCTAAAAACTTTTTATAGATTGAACTGAAGCCTAATGCCCATAAAAGTGTCATAGCTATTAAAAAAGATACCAACGAGTAGGTAAATCTCCAGTGTTCGTCAGTGCTTATAACTTCAATCGACTGGATCAGAATGTATCCCGTCACTAAACAAAACAAAATTGAAACTGTATATACAATGAATGAATAAAGCGGATTGTCGAATTGTGTTTTCATGTCTATTTCATGTCTGGATCCTTTTTGAATTTTGATTCTGTTTGTATGAGCTGTTTTGAAGCAGTCCATTACACTCATTAAGTTATTTTAACATTTCGCCCCGCAGTTTATCTGAATCCAAATTGCAAATAGATAAATTTCTGAACTGATCTTTGTATATTGATGTTTTCTATTATTGATGCACCAATACTGTCAACCGTTTTAAAAAGCGCTTTTATGGATACTCAACAACAGCTCGACCAATTTCAGGAACGAATTGATAATGGCGAAACGATCGAGCCGAAAGACTGGATGCCGGAGAGGTATCGCAAACAGCTTATTCGAATGATGAGTCAGCATGCGCACTCCGAAATCGTAGGGATGCTGCCGGAAGGAAACTGGATCACCCGGGCTCCCTCTCTCAAAAGAAAAATGGTTCTTCTCGCCAAAGTACAGGATGAAGCAGGACACGGTCTTTATCTCTATAGCGGAACGGAAACGCTGAACGTCAAACGTCAGGATCTGATCGAAGATTACATCTACGGAAATGCCAAGTATTCAAGCATTTTTAACTACCCCACTCTAAGCTATGCAGATATTTGCGTGATCGGATGGCTTGTTGATGGTGCCGCGATTGTAAATCAAACCATGCTTGCAAAATCATCCTACGGACCGTACGCCCGTGCCAATCTTCGGATTTGCAGAGAGGAGAGTTTTCACAAAAAGCAGGGATACGAGATGCTGGCTAAAATGGCGGATGGAACTCCTGAACAGAAAAAAATGGCCCAGGATGCAGTGAACAGATGGTGGTGGCCCACACTAATGATGTTCGGCCCGCACGATACTGACTCACCCAACAGCGCTGAACTGATCAAATGGGGTGTTAAAACAAAAACAAACGATGAACTTCGTCAGAGTTTTGTGGATCGCGCCGTGATGGAAGCTGATGCAATCGGGCTCACACTCCCCGATCCTGATCTCACCTATAATGAAGAGACCGGCCACTGGGAGTTTGGCGAAATTCCCTGGGATGAGTTCTGGAGCGTGGTGAAAGGAGATGGCCCGATGAACCGGGAACGAATTAAATCGCGAAGAAAAGCATACGAAGAAGGTGAATGGGTGCGGGAAGCTGCAATGGAATACGCCCGGAAGAAAAAGCTGCGGGAAGAGAAAGCATCCTGATTATTTAACTTGTCGTATAAACTATTTCTCACCTGAACTCAGATGGCTAAAATGCGATCCGGGTTCTTTTGCTTTCTACCTAAATGTCAGTTCACTTACCTCACCTAAAAATCTCCCGGAAGAAGATAGATTTCATCTTGCAGAACCCCTGTATCGGCACTATCGAAAATAAATTCAGGATA contains these protein-coding regions:
- a CDS encoding FKBP-type peptidyl-prolyl cis-trans isomerase, producing MKRTVYPVLMALIFLFATIGCESPSGGGETSLDSQIDSVSYSLGYLYGQNLSSGGVESLEDDKFLSGLNQALDRGDSQIDDMAMQSLMQRYQQEITQAAQARREGEAAANIEEGNRFLEENAQNEDVSVTESGLQYRVIEEGSGDRPEVSDEVEVHYRGTLVSGEEFDSSHSRNQTATFPVSGVIAGWTEGLQLMREGATYEFFIPSELAYGNNPPPGSIIEPGSVLIFEVELIDIKE
- the queG gene encoding tRNA epoxyqueuosine(34) reductase QueG, encoding MDPLVITHKVRQKARELGFDGCGFSRAGKLDKEARRLEQWLNEGRHGTMDWMENNFDKRIDPTRLVPGSKSVVSLLASYRFEKNELDDKINPGPKIAKYARGRDYHKTFKSRLKKLFRYTKEQSGGLEGRIFVDSAPVMDKAWAEKSGLGWMGKNGNMLNKDLGSWFLIGEMIVDIPFVYDAPVAEHCGSCTRCIDACPTNAIYEPYRIDSERCISYLTIELKDKIPESKKAGLGEWAFGCDICQDVCPWNRKADYSSVEDFTPREQVLRPPESKNWSEITPDEFDIVFEGTPIRRAKHKWFTRNAKIAEQNIISGSG
- a CDS encoding AI-2E family transporter, translating into MNSSLIAKYTYILAAVILTIYAMIEANSLLQPLLFALFFSILLSPFCSWMESHKVPRLLSVSIAIITGVLAVAGIGFFFYTQLTAFAGDVDIFRERLAEILEASQDLLYRWFGIEALIDIELVRESTQEFFRENTAVLTRGIAGAASVFTSIFLVPVFMFFLLLFRDFLEEFILKVFGQNSQKDFEKVKSIIGKVKKVVQGYLTGIILVILILSVLNSVMLLVIGVDHAIFFGVFAAMLNVIPFVGPLLGSILPILYALFTMDSLVIPLIIMLGFYIIQLMESNIFTPIIVGSKVSINAFAALLLLFIGAQIWGIIGMILMIPIGAILKVVFDEIDSMKPYGFVMGRVPTDYKRRKSLFAEKMSAFSDKVSKDLEEKREVRKKEKNDSDENE
- a CDS encoding DUF3820 family protein — protein: MERDFLIHMVQFRMPFGQYEGRYVTDLPVHYLEWFQRQGFPGGKLGQYLATMYEIKTNGLEDLIRPIQKKYQRRP
- a CDS encoding GlsB/YeaQ/YmgE family stress response membrane protein, encoding MTILEFLLLLLIAGICGSIGQSIAGYTRGGCLVSIVLGFVGALLGSWISAQLNVPELFSVTIGGNEFPIIWSIIGAVVFVAIVGLFTRRPPRR
- a CDS encoding gamma-glutamyltransferase family protein; this translates as MLSNRITGVLSLLLFFVFIGTGCDGDQPEQDVQYVIPQQPELATGYTEKPGWATSEFAVAAANPLATDAGYQILQAGGSAVDAAIAVQMVLTLVEPQSSGIGGGAFLITFDDGNTRAYNGRETAPSGAGPDLFLDETGEPLPYRESVRSGLSVGVPGTIAMLAEAHQQHGRLDWEELFTPAITLAEEGFNISPRLFGLLEADETLREDSIAAELYYDENGDPHPVGYNLQNPALAEILRNVASEGTPAFYNETVAESMVEQIRSHERPGTMTVEDVLRYPDRNFEVDAMCNEWKAYRLCGMPPPSSGHIAVMQMLGILEVIENREPFEAFRDSLPTAEWMHLYLEAAKLAFADRALYIGDAEFVEAPAGDWQSLLNTNYLTERSELIGETSMGEAEPGDPSESTTMFGIQPEQPEMGTSHISIVDRFGQAVSMTTTIENGFGSRIMSDGGTGLPGGFHLNNELTDFSRAPYDEQGRPMANRVEADKQPRSSMTPTLIFDADTGDFVASVGSPGGAAIIHYTAKAIIGMLDWNLNAQDAINLPNFANFNGPSVLEQDRWPESLISTLEELGHEISTRDQTSGIQAIQKTEDGFFGGADPRREGVVMGN
- a CDS encoding M20/M25/M40 family metallo-hydrolase, yielding MKVRYLILSLFLIASFNLAVAQSTDTDSVVEQIVNQVEENSHLEELAHHLLDVIGPRLVGTPQQQHAHDWAVEKFAEWGIEARNEQYGEWRGWERGITHVDMVYPRVVSLEAMQLAWSPSTPAEGVTAGLVIIPEVEDRSEFEDWLPNVEGKFVMISMHQPTGRPGYNWDEWATEESKEAMQQTIAENTRNWRSRMQNTGLNTRSYIEALEEAGAAGIVISNWSQGFGTNRIFGANTSEIPTIDVLLEDYGMLYRLVENGHEPEIRVRTESEDLGMVPTFNTIAEIPGTEKPDEYIILSAHYDSWDGGTGATDNGTGSITMMEVARILSEVYPNPKRTILVGLWGGEEQGLNGSRAFVEDNPEIVDGVQALFNQDNGTGRVVSIQGEGFIHSYEYFTRWLSAVPSGVTDHIETNFPGMPSGGGTDHASFVAAGAPAFMMRSLSWDYWNYTWHTNRDTYDKIVFDDVKNNVKLIATLAYMASEDPETFDRERRVMPIDPRTGEQREWPQQRSPNRSGGN
- a CDS encoding glycoside hydrolase family 9 protein; translation: MKYFISAILFLITISHADAQRLSESIHLNQVGFYPESPKIAVVTEGEPDYFYILTPDFSDTLYTGQLSTIREAPNSGERVRVADFTDMTEPGNYILWITKLGYSYPFTVAPRVYEDAAKASLKGFYHQRVSAGIPYEYGGKWARPAGHPDTLVVIHPSAASPERPANSVISAPRGWYDAGDYNKYAVNSGITMGTLFSLYEDFPEYIRDFDINIPETGNGLPDLLNELLWNLRWFMDIQDPHDGGVYHKLTTANFEGRVMPAEAKGTRYVIQKSVTGTLNFAAVMAQASRIFQNYENVVPGLADSTLSAAESAWQWALDNPEKLYNQNEMNERFNPDILTGAYGDNDASDEFAWAAAELYITTGNRDYLDEVDLFPSDEASVPTWRSVQTMAYYTLARHSENIDSGIASDARDLVIDLANRLMDGVSETGYRTVMDRDESNYTWGSSGVAANQGMALIQAFLHTDDTTYLKYAHSNLDYLLGRNATGFSFLTGHGHKTPLYIHHRPSDARANIDPVPGLLSGGPNPGQQDECEYPSDLPAKSFIDDWCSYAANEIAINWNAPMVYLSAGLEALQFRGGFTVEDE
- the paaA gene encoding 1,2-phenylacetyl-CoA epoxidase subunit PaaA, with the translated sequence MDTQQQLDQFQERIDNGETIEPKDWMPERYRKQLIRMMSQHAHSEIVGMLPEGNWITRAPSLKRKMVLLAKVQDEAGHGLYLYSGTETLNVKRQDLIEDYIYGNAKYSSIFNYPTLSYADICVIGWLVDGAAIVNQTMLAKSSYGPYARANLRICREESFHKKQGYEMLAKMADGTPEQKKMAQDAVNRWWWPTLMMFGPHDTDSPNSAELIKWGVKTKTNDELRQSFVDRAVMEADAIGLTLPDPDLTYNEETGHWEFGEIPWDEFWSVVKGDGPMNRERIKSRRKAYEEGEWVREAAMEYARKKKLREEKAS